The Agromyces mariniharenae genome includes a window with the following:
- a CDS encoding bile acid:sodium symporter family protein has product MGSALTTIGLPVALGIIMFGLGLALTPRDFARVGRHPKAVIIALLCQLLVLPALCFGLVLWFQLPPVLAVGMLLLAASPGGTTANLYSHLFRGDVALNISLTALNSVIAVVTLPLITNLAIAYFLPGDEALGLQPAKAIEVFLIVLGPVVLGMLVRWWKPAFADRMDRPVRIASIVILVVVIAGAIVSNLQLLLDNFGRLAGITVLFCILSLTLGFVVPRMLRVDRRQAIASSFEIGIHNATLAIVIAQTVIGSVEMSLPAAVYGVLMFFIALGFGFLIRGRGGDREARRDGVAAERATDAAEVTPPER; this is encoded by the coding sequence ATGGGATCAGCGTTGACCACCATCGGATTGCCCGTCGCCCTCGGCATCATCATGTTCGGCCTGGGCCTCGCCCTGACGCCGCGCGACTTCGCACGCGTGGGGCGCCATCCGAAGGCGGTGATCATCGCGCTCCTCTGCCAGCTGCTCGTGCTCCCCGCGCTCTGCTTCGGCCTCGTGCTGTGGTTCCAGCTGCCGCCCGTGCTCGCGGTCGGCATGCTGCTGCTCGCCGCGTCGCCCGGCGGCACGACCGCCAACCTCTACAGCCACCTGTTCCGCGGCGACGTCGCGCTCAACATCTCGCTCACCGCGTTGAACTCGGTCATCGCGGTCGTCACGCTGCCGCTCATCACGAACCTCGCGATCGCCTACTTCCTGCCGGGCGACGAGGCGCTCGGGCTGCAGCCGGCCAAGGCGATCGAGGTGTTCCTCATCGTGCTCGGGCCGGTCGTGCTCGGCATGCTGGTGCGCTGGTGGAAGCCCGCCTTCGCCGACCGCATGGACCGGCCCGTGCGCATCGCGTCGATCGTCATCCTCGTCGTGGTCATCGCGGGCGCCATCGTGTCGAACCTCCAGCTCCTGCTCGACAACTTCGGCCGACTGGCGGGCATCACGGTGCTCTTCTGCATCCTGAGCCTCACGCTCGGCTTCGTCGTCCCGCGGATGCTGCGGGTCGACCGTCGGCAGGCGATCGCGAGCTCCTTCGAGATCGGCATCCACAACGCGACGCTCGCGATCGTCATCGCGCAGACCGTGATCGGCAGCGTCGAGATGAGCCTGCCCGCCGCGGTGTACGGCGTGCTCATGTTCTTCATCGCGCTCGGCTTCGGCTTCCTCATCCGGGGACGCGGAGGCGACCGCGAGGCGCGGCGCGACGGCGTCGCTGCCGAACGGGCGACGGATGCCGCGGAGGTGACGCCGCCCGAACGCTGA
- a CDS encoding DUF1918 domain-containing protein: MHAAVGERLVIHGKQVGQSDRHGEILEVRGADGGPPYMVRFDDGHETLLYPGADCELEHEHQSHA; this comes from the coding sequence ATGCACGCAGCGGTCGGCGAACGCCTCGTCATCCACGGCAAGCAGGTCGGCCAGTCCGACCGCCACGGCGAGATCCTGGAGGTCCGCGGCGCGGACGGCGGTCCGCCCTACATGGTCCGCTTCGACGACGGGCACGAGACGCTGCTCTACCCCGGCGCGGACTGCGAGCTGGAGCACGAGCACCAGTCGCACGCCTGA
- a CDS encoding SGNH/GDSL hydrolase family protein: MFHSYAAIGDSFTEGVGDELPDGSVRGWADFVAMGLAIAAREPVGYANLAIRGRKLGPIVDEQLETAIALRPEVISFNGGGNDMLRPRMPEERVADRFRQAVHRIRDEGIHVLMLSGANPTDHLPLGRVFDARGVRLTAALGDLAELDGVTFVDNFNDRGLRDIRYWSPDKLHLNSLGHARVASNVLTAIGVATPEEWGVAEVAAAPPGPRSRNTATYYREFVLPWIGRRLTGRSSGDGRTAKRPTLEPLAPDAAH, from the coding sequence ATGTTCCACTCCTACGCCGCGATCGGCGACAGCTTCACCGAGGGGGTCGGCGACGAGCTGCCCGACGGCAGCGTGCGCGGATGGGCCGACTTCGTGGCCATGGGGCTCGCCATCGCCGCGCGCGAGCCGGTCGGCTACGCGAACCTCGCGATCCGCGGCCGCAAGCTCGGGCCGATCGTCGACGAGCAGCTCGAGACCGCCATCGCGCTGCGCCCCGAGGTCATCAGCTTCAACGGCGGCGGCAACGACATGCTGCGCCCGCGCATGCCCGAGGAGCGCGTCGCCGACCGCTTCCGCCAGGCCGTGCATCGCATCCGCGACGAGGGCATCCACGTGCTCATGCTCAGCGGCGCGAACCCCACCGACCACCTGCCGCTCGGGCGCGTGTTCGACGCACGCGGCGTGCGGCTCACCGCGGCGCTCGGCGACCTCGCCGAGCTCGACGGCGTGACGTTCGTCGACAACTTCAACGACCGGGGGCTGCGCGACATCCGCTACTGGTCGCCCGACAAGCTGCACCTCAACTCGCTCGGGCACGCCCGCGTCGCCAGCAACGTGCTCACGGCCATCGGCGTCGCGACGCCCGAGGAGTGGGGCGTCGCCGAGGTCGCGGCGGCGCCGCCCGGTCCGCGCAGCCGCAACACCGCGACGTACTACCGGGAGTTCGTGCTGCCGTGGATCGGCCGCCGCCTCACGGGGCGCTCGTCGGGCGACGGGCGCACGGCGAAGCGTCCCACGCTCGAGCCGTTGGCGCCGGATGCCGCGCACTGA
- a CDS encoding FBP domain-containing protein → MQPLIETEIRETFGNASDAELAQLSLPHDFPLTEWAHLDAFAWRDPRISGRGYLVTELDGEPVGVVLRAAGANGSRHRAAICNLCHTAQPGDQVELFSARKAGAAGERGDSIGTYMCSDLACQETVRLGRPPAPSEVMPSVREIERIDGLARRTRAFVADVLGAA, encoded by the coding sequence ATGCAGCCGCTGATCGAGACCGAGATCCGCGAGACGTTCGGCAACGCGAGCGATGCGGAGCTCGCCCAGCTGTCGCTGCCGCACGACTTCCCGCTCACCGAGTGGGCGCACCTCGACGCGTTCGCGTGGCGCGACCCGCGCATCTCCGGTCGCGGCTACCTCGTCACCGAGCTCGACGGCGAGCCGGTCGGCGTCGTGCTGCGCGCGGCCGGCGCCAACGGCTCCCGTCATCGCGCCGCGATCTGCAACCTCTGCCACACGGCGCAGCCCGGCGACCAGGTCGAGCTGTTCTCGGCGCGCAAGGCCGGCGCCGCGGGGGAGCGGGGCGACAGCATCGGCACCTACATGTGCAGCGACCTCGCCTGCCAGGAGACCGTGCGGCTCGGCCGTCCGCCTGCGCCGTCGGAGGTCATGCCGAGCGTGCGCGAGATCGAGCGCATCGACGGGCTCGCCCGCCGCACGCGCGCGTTCGTCGCCGACGTGCTCGGCGCGGCCTGA
- the pstS gene encoding phosphate ABC transporter substrate-binding protein PstS, producing the protein MPASRPAAAIGLIAAAALVLSGCAANEMGDARSDLSGTLDGAGSSAQGAAQDAWVAGFQRANASVTVNYDPAGSGAGREQFLVGAVGYAGSDTALSIDETESETPECAVGSGAVNLPVYLSPIVLAFNVEGVDRLQLDADAVAGIFSGEIERWNDPALASLNPGAALPDARISPVHRSDDSGTTENFTDYLAEAAPEHWPFEPDDAFPIEGEAAQGNSGIAAVIRDGANVIGYLDASRADGLDVATLRVGDEFVEPTAASAAAVVDVSPMQPGRADDDLVIDVDRATTEPGVYPLVLVSYVIACREYVDPDDGELVHAYLEWVSSAEGQDAAADDAGSAPISPALRERVQAVVAGIR; encoded by the coding sequence ATGCCCGCGTCCCGTCCCGCCGCCGCGATCGGACTGATCGCCGCGGCCGCACTCGTCCTCTCGGGCTGTGCCGCGAACGAGATGGGCGACGCGCGGAGCGACCTCTCGGGCACCCTCGACGGCGCCGGCTCGTCGGCCCAGGGCGCCGCGCAGGACGCATGGGTCGCCGGGTTCCAGCGCGCGAACGCGAGCGTCACGGTGAACTACGACCCCGCGGGTTCGGGCGCCGGACGCGAGCAGTTCCTCGTCGGCGCGGTCGGATACGCCGGCAGTGACACGGCGCTCTCGATCGACGAGACCGAGTCGGAGACGCCGGAGTGCGCGGTGGGCTCGGGCGCCGTGAACCTCCCCGTGTACCTCTCGCCCATCGTGCTCGCGTTCAACGTCGAGGGCGTCGATCGCCTGCAGCTCGACGCGGACGCGGTGGCGGGGATCTTCTCGGGCGAGATCGAGCGGTGGAACGACCCCGCGCTCGCCTCGCTCAATCCCGGTGCGGCGCTGCCCGACGCGCGCATCTCACCGGTGCACCGCTCCGACGACTCGGGCACGACCGAGAACTTCACCGACTACCTCGCCGAGGCGGCGCCCGAGCACTGGCCGTTCGAGCCCGACGACGCGTTCCCGATCGAGGGCGAGGCGGCCCAGGGCAACTCGGGCATCGCCGCGGTCATCCGCGACGGCGCGAACGTCATCGGCTACCTCGACGCCTCCCGGGCCGATGGGCTCGACGTGGCCACGCTGCGCGTCGGCGACGAGTTCGTCGAGCCCACCGCCGCGTCGGCGGCCGCCGTGGTCGACGTCTCGCCGATGCAGCCCGGCCGCGCCGACGACGACCTCGTGATCGACGTCGACCGGGCCACCACCGAGCCCGGCGTCTACCCGCTCGTCCTCGTGAGCTACGTCATCGCGTGCCGCGAGTACGTCGATCCCGACGATGGCGAGCTCGTGCACGCCTACCTCGAGTGGGTGTCCAGCGCCGAGGGGCAGGATGCCGCGGCCGACGACGCCGGATCGGCGCCGATCTCCCCAGCGCTCCGCGAGCGCGTGCAGGCGGTCGTGGCCGGAATCCGCTGA